The DNA segment gttggctccagccccaaaactcactccagtgccagctccttgAAAGCACTTTGCTGTGCTTGCTCCTCCAGAGCACCTTCCAGTGCTAGCACCAGGTAAGTGCTATCTtgatcccgagttaagcccagggagggctcctgattccccgttaAGCCCAAGGAGGGCTCTTGTTTCCCAgtttagcccagggagggctcctgtttcCCCATTAAGCCCATTTTCAGGCCAAGACGGGGCTAGGGCTGGGGCCGCGGCCTCGGaggctgctctgccatggcctcccgaACTACCTGTTCCACCATGGCCTTCCAAGTcccctgctccaccatggcctctTGAGCAGGGCTCTGAAccagttcaaggaacgaaaacaaAACTGGAAACGAATAAAATTTTGagaggaacagaaccagaaactaaataaaattttatagttcagaacagaatcgaaaatttgaaatggccattaaccggttaataacgttattttatcgttccatttaatattttaaatttgctgtcaaccaatcacgaattccagtagtatggcctatgcaaatgtgacgctgaagccaacgagtgaaatgtTCGCTCAGCTGTGAgctcatcataggtaagtcgcaatggcaatgcacagcccttagagtttatctgaggatagtgtaagatgaattcaacagatcacacgcacctgcagcgcttctgtgaatggagaaaaaagaaaaactataggcttacataaaaaaggaatataggcatatacactaaatatatttcacttaaatcatattgacagattaacaaaacgaaagaaaaaatgtgctaaattacggttcattgtgacatgttccaaacagcagagagtagttctctttattttgcaaaagctttacagtttaaattattttgtaaaagcttgacagctttgaataaagtcttgcttctgtataaccaaccagcgcTGGTATGACCATTGCGCCGACGccttacacgcacacacaacataattaagttattggctaacgttaccagatctctcttttttccttttctttttgagtaaagaaaatgctgtactttattattattgttattattattattattattattattattattattattaggcaaattataggcaaagaaaattgtttttaaaaaataaagttattaaccggtatttcttccacccgaaccggtttcggaacggtaataatatcagaggaacgcaggaactcCGTTTTCAAGCCCTGCACATCTGTCCCTATCGGGTACCGCTACCGTCTCGTGTCTGTCCTGAGGGACCTCCAGAGCACCCACCCCCCTCCCCATTGGATGTTATGTGGCGTGAAGACATGCCTAATGGAGGGGGATGTtatgtcagtgttgtggacttgtgtttccttgttttaccccTGTTGTAGTTCCTGTTTTCATTATTTGGTCATATTTCATGTGCCTGTCATTAAGTTTATTTGATTCCAACTGTATTTCCCTTGTTTCCTCTATGTTAATTAATTCCCTCATTTCCTCACTTGTtacttaagccctgtgttttgTAGTCTCGAGTGTCTGGTGTTATGTCTTCATGTCCTTCTGCATTCCAGAGctgtattctgttttatttttatatcattcaaGTCTGGTTTTGAGCTACTCCCACGTCTCCTCGTTCCCTTGCTCCCTGTGAGATTGTGACAACTGCAGCTTTAATGAAACATTTCCCTCGACACTTATCTTGGATGGATTTTGTAAATTCTTTCAACGTCATCCTTCTAAacactattatattatttgataGTCTTGGATCCTAGTTCCCAAtttctaaaatatgtattttgtcttATGGCtaaggcagatttttttttttcacttgtttttcttaaaaacagtgaaaaacaaaTCTGCCAGTGATAGAACACAAGAAGTTTTGATGTTGAGTtgaatttatgatttatatatgtgtgtgtttgccttagattttgtctaaaattatgtgttttaggAAGTAGCATAATGTTGCTTTCTGTTTTGGAAAAACCTTTGTATCTGATGCCATCCAGTTCAGAACCACAATATCTGTAGAAACATTTCCATTAATCTGATATTCACTCTCAGACATCCAGTTCAGTTATACCCCCTCTGTTTTCTTAAAATCAGCTACACTAGTGGGACAAAAATACTGTCCATGGTGCTGTGGATTCAGTTGTTAATAGTAATTTTGATACAAGatggcagtttttattttattgatttagcGGAAGGGTTGCAGCACTTTTCTGACAGCACAGGCATTTTTCAGTATCTTGGAGAGATCTGAAATATTCAGATGTCAGGTGGTTTTCTCTCATTTATCTTTCATTTCCATTTGCATAATTCTAATTAGTCAGTCCTCAAAAACATCCATTTGCTGTTTTTTGGACTAAAAAGCTATAAGTGGCATGAATTTTTACAGAACTAGTCGCCCCAGACAAATTAGTCTGGTCTGGTCGGGAAATGGCTTCTTTAAGCCTGGGATTTCTAGATTGGACCTCATAGATTTATTGTATAAGCTGCTTTATCGAGACAAATGTAGTGTGACAGATTGAACTGCATCCTGTGAGGTGAATGTACTTGAAGATGACAGTGATTTGAAAAAATGTGTGATCACACTATTCTCCCTCTCGGACCGTTTAGCCCCAGTTCTGTCTTTGCCTTTGCAGAGGTTTAAAGAACCATCAGAGAGCTTGAAATTGGaagttgttttgcatttgtttcataattgacaCCCATGCAGTGTTGATGTATGACACATTTTTGAATTCATATATAATATGTGAGAACAACATAAATGTGTATCTTTCATGGGGGTATCATGTATCCAACTTGGCAAaatataatcagaaatatttcttatgacttttaaacaaacattggACATCGAAATATTACGGTTactaaattctaaattctgaatttattttctctaaatttaaATAGAGATAAATTCACTTGAGAAGCAGATTCACTTCATGTTTTAAGACTTATTTTAAGGTGCATTTTGAATatcattttttacataaataataatggaaaaaatgAGCATGAACTTTGTTTGGTCACATTTGTCAGGATTATGAACTGTCTGTGTTGTGTCCCACTCCCAATTTTACTGGTTTTAAGATTTCTaatgtaatgtcattttttttcaggTCTGTTTTATTCTCACAACTATCTTTGCAATGTACAAGGTTATGACCATTTGATCtgaatttatgcatttggcaaatgcttttttacaaagtgacttgcattgcatttctTGCTTTTCCCTCATGACCTTGGCATggtctactgtttgagctacaagtAAAGTGTCAAGCTTAAAGACTTCTAGAATAGCCAAAAGGGCATAGGTAATGAACTTGTGtctttttttccacacacagGTGACCATCCTCATCATACTGGCCTTGGCCTTTCTGGCCTGCATAGTGTTTCTGGTGGTGTACAAAGCGTTTACCTATGACCACACCTGCCCTGATGGCTTTGTGTATAAGGTAAGTAGATGAAcacaatatttcttaatttcttcattttcttcatttattaaactcattatttcaaaactatttaaaccgtaaattaaaattaaaattaaatacagtcTGTAATGGTTGTTTAATTTGACTAAACTACTAATATCTGAAAATAAGAATAATCCAACTGTCAGATGTTACGTATAAATGCAGTTACTTAGagagaaatactgtaaatatatactgctgtaaaattcatatatttattcaaaattatatttttgctcACTTTGTTTTTGATACTAATGCTCACTTTGTTTTTAGAcaaaatttaacaatattaaagtcCAAAAAAAGCAGAATTAAAAGACCACTTTGTACACATTTATAACTATAAGTGCACTTTGTGATAgtcaaattacaatttttactttaaagttcattttaaatgtttcagtgtCGTTGATTATAATTCAACTATAGTGTTATAACTATAACTTTACTGAATATTACACTTAAAGTTAAACAATTTTAACTGCATCTTCATTATTAcagatgtgtaattacaaatgtatataaaaacatgacatacaactctaaatagaaataacattgaagtatattttagtttactgaAAATGTGAcacatattaacaatattttaaacacatatgAAGTTATTATAACTACATATAAAGACACTTAATATACCTTCTTAAGTGATTAGTACATTAAtctatgatgacagaattataacGATATGCGTGATGCAAATTTGTCCCGTTGAAGCATTTAAATGATAGtcttaaagaataataatgttcTTATGCTGACAACAAATTTGGAGTCAAAATTCATAACTCTAATGTTGCATATTCCTATTTTTTCCAACAGCACAAGCGCTGCATCCCTGCTTCACTGGAGGCCTACTACACCGCCCAGGATGCCAACAGCCGTGGCCGATTTTACACTGTCATCAGCCACTACAGCATGGCCAAGCAGACCACCTCCCGCTCTGTTTCTCCATGGCTTCCCGCTGGAAGTGCCCAACATGATGTCAAGCCTCCCAACACAGATAGCCAATGAGATTTTCCacgctgctttttttttttgtcatcaccTTCATCACGCAATTCCCTAATCCCCAAATATTTCCACCagttaatttgtttcttttatgtccagtgtttaatttttttagctgcatagttttaatttatttttttattattatttattaatatttatttttgttgtacttttttttttttgtatttaatactcaACTATTGTTTGTACAAAGGCATGACTCTGCAATCTTGTCAAGCGGTTTCCCCACAATGTCTGTGAGTGTCAATGACCCATTATGGAAGCAAAATATCCATATGCCCCTTATGTAGTTAGCTAACAACAATCTTGAAAGGCATGATAAAACAGGGAGTTTTGTGCTTTTACTTCTGAAACAGcagaaaatatacatacatgctCTCACGTTAGAATATGAAAACAGACACCCTACTTGCTAGACTCATTTTTATGTACCACCTATTACAacatattattgaaatattgatATAGGCCAacaataaaatggcaaaataacatATTGTGAATGTACAGAATGTTATGGTTCCTACTTTGAACCTCGATGTAAATAACTCATGAGAGCAATTACCCATGGTGTGTATGTTCGTCAGACACATTGTAATATTCTCACAGTTTCTCAATGGATGGAGGTGTTTAGAGCTTTGCGACTTGCTTTAGCTGGCGTCTATGCTTGCATTTAACCAGAGGCGAAACCTTGGACTCTTGAGATGATTTGGTGAAATGTCTCATCTGAATTCCTGCCAAAGCTTGATTTTCTGCTATGTTTGGTCACTAGTCTgctctttttccatttttatatttgttgtcaGAAAAAAAGGGATTTTTGAAAATCTTGTGCTGTTGTTAGTTGAGATGTAGCAAAGCCTTGAGTATTTTTGATTGTGTATCCTTTAGGttcaaaataataaagatatacaAGGTGTTCAATTGTTGTCTTTTGGCTCCTGTCGTTTTTTTTGGTTCTTGATTAGTAGTGGACACAGTGTGTGTAATAAAATCATCTTCAGATGAACTGGGAAATCTCAACAACAAATATAGGAAAGGAAAATCACAAATGACATCTAGTCAGTATCTCCATTTTTCTCTTGGTTTTCCTTGACACtaatgaaattaaatggaaaGCAAACCAACATTCCAAATTTTTGGTCTTATTATAAACAGACccactttttttcaaaaagaataGTGCTTCTATTTCATGTGCACTTCTAGTTCACATCAAGTATATTAAAAACTCTGCttgaatataatgtaatattggtgaagtagaaagcaaaaaaatttaacttaaaaaaaaacttcaatgcTGCAAACTACGCTAATAATGtctaaaacatttactttaaagtacatcttaaagtatgattttataataattatttaaagaagTAATTACGGATATAAATGCAAAGATGGACTTAAGTCCTAAAACCAGTGTTGGGAAGGCTACTTTGAAAATGGTAACcattacagattacaagttatcctatttaaaatgtaatagtagtgtaattaaactactttattaaagtaatgtaacattacttttgattacttttttttttcaactgttaatcattttcaaacatttacaccaggGTTTGCCCTGATATCTCTTTGTCTCTCACCAGGGCCATCCTTAGGGGGTTGCAACTGGTGTGGTCGCACCTGGCCCCGTGCTTGAGGGGGCCCCGTGGCGAACggactgttttatttaattccatTAAACGAACATATAGTTATGTATCCAAAATCAGTGAGAACAGATCAGTCAAAAACACCACATTAACtgataaagttaataaataaaacagctgaaagaaagaaagaaaggatgaTATCATTTGTTGTCATTATGACTTTTTTGTCATAATGAATTTTCCTCTAATTGATACCTAAGTAATTCATTAACCATAATAGCAACACAGCAATAGTgtaaaaaaatagaacatttaacTGCTTAAAACAATGTCCGATGACTTGGTGAATCTGTCAGAAATCATTCCGCTGATTCAAAATGATCACATTTTCTCTCTCCTGTGTGGGTCTCATATGAGTGAAGCACAGCAGTCGCACATTAGACTGACAGCTGGTTTATTTCTGCTTGGCTAATTAGCAGCCCTGTTCATCTAGTCTGTTCTTAGCTCTCCTTCACCTCACATTCTCTCGTGCTGAGAAGACTGAGCCGCATCCTGAATGTCAAGATACAGATCGAAAAACAGCTGCCATGGATGCACTGATTCTGTAATACTGAGCATTTGGATTAAAAATATAGTgagtattattattaagaaactgaagatgtttatttgtttctacTAGACAAAAGCAATATTAAAAGGAGTAAATGAATACTTCTGCTGAAAGTCAACACAACAGCATTTGAAAGAAATAGAATTTCTTAGTGAAATGCAGTTCTGGGTCAAACTTAATATTCACtggtaaaaaattaatttaataatcaaaaatgcagGGTGGCTCTTGATTTGTGCCATCATAAATTGATGAGATCATGAAAAGTTGGCtacttgttattatttatatgtcAGTCGAAATGGAAAGtcattttaagttattaaaacaaacttttttaaaaaaattttttaattttttttttttaacgtgctCTGGTGAAGTGTAGAGGAGCTTAAAAAAACAAGCttgaatgtttatttcaagtcCCCTAAGGAGTTTTCAGAGAAACATTTCAGATGAAATTGTACTCAATTAAGTCTcatgagctatgaaagagcaacgtATGAGCAAAAACATTTTCTGGCTTTATTCTTACAGAGCATTCATTCAAAAGCCTATATTAAACTGCACTGTACTTGAAAAGATCCAGATCTGTGAGAATGGTGTTCAAAAGATCCTTTGAACTTGTTTTATCATTGATCAGATATGACACTTAAGGACATTTGCAAATCCTTCTGAGGTTTTAGATTTAAGAGGATTTTCTCAAAGTATAAGGTAGATCAAGCCATAACTGCGCTGGTGGAAAAATTTagtcaaagaaacaaaaaatctcACAAAGAGCAGTGAGCTAATGAGATCATATAACTTGTTCAAAACAGCTGCATGGTCTCCCAGCTTGGCTAAACTGACAAATACCTCAAACCCTTCTAAATCCCATCAGAACAGACTAGGCTTAGGCAGGCTGGCTGAAGCTGGCTTTCAAGGTGAACATCATATTCTTAAAATGAAAAGTGTCccttaatagtaaaaataaactttcagCAAACAAtaaagtgtttcttttattttttaaggtccCTTGACTTCATGTCTGTGGTTTTACCACAATGGAAATaggccattcaaaaagtcaggaAATTTTATTTGGACTACTTCCTGTCATACTATGTTATAgtctgtggtatttttttttttataagagatagttgctgatttattttaataaaaattctgagaaatataatcaaatatttcCAAAAAGTCCCATCACCATAAAACAATCACAATTCTGaacatttctaaaatgtaaataaatacgcTACATctttggttttaattttacacTTATCATGGGTCTtcagtatttcattaaaaatataaaaaattaatgttatgctttcattttgatgtagtataattatgtttaaatgcatAGAAATAAGTAAATTAACAACATGCATTTTGACAATTTCTGCCACCCCCtttgaaaaagattttaaaatttagcatattttttaaaaagagcacttatTAGTGAGATAATATTCTTTCAAATAATATACTTCAGTTAGTGCattgttttcagacacttaactgcatgttattcacaactgaatgaaaatgtattataaagtcataaagtttacatttatattaaatgagtGAATTTAAGTAGGACCTACGTAGAGATGTgaaacatttattgtaattacacatttgtagtAAAGTTgcacattgaaaatatatttatttcaagtgtaatatataataatacactaCTTTACAGTACTACAGTACTTTTAGTACTTTACATGCTGTGCTTCAGTTCAGTTAGTTAacatcaatatatataaataaataaaaaaaatatatataaaaaacaattatttaaaacttttaatatgacatcaaagtgcacttttaagagtgtacttaagtgtgttaagaaaagtacacttaaatggcctttaatttcattaacattatattatctgcaagtagttttcttaaaaaataaactacaagtgcacattcagtacaattatgtGTGCTTCTTTTACACAAAGGACAGAATAATACATATAGATGAATTTAAGTTTTACCATATAACTAATGAAAATACTACAaacctataaacacacacacacacacacacacacacacacacacacacacacacacacacacacacacacacacacacacacacacacacacacacacacacacacacacacatttcagcatTTCCAAACCCTTAAACAGAACATAATAATCACATTCAGGGAAAACACAAGAGCACTGAAGTGCCTGGGAGGAACAGGTCCAGTTAAATTAAGGTTTAGCAAATTGTGATGTTTCACTGTTGCTATGGAGCCAGCTGAAGCATCGAGCTTTTGTGTCTCACCACAACCTGTGGCAATGCACTTATGACGCATGTGAGGAAAAGCACAGTGGAAAACAACACGTCAGTATTTGtaagtataatttatttgaaCACTAAATGACAAACCGAAATGCAATCTAAGTACTTCAGTTTAAGTCAGTCTAATGGCATTAAAAGAAGTGTATTGATATGTCctttataataatcaataaaagatTCTCTGACTTCCACTctctctcaatatatatatatatatatatatatatatatatattgtatataaaaaactgCCCTAAATGAGTGTGTAAAGATCATTTCACAGTGGTGCTTGTAATTTGTAGTGTCAAGAAATAGGACTAATGCTGTCCCTCTGGTTTTCATGCATACTTAAGTACTGTGACAGATCCAGTTGGACTCTTTTTTTACTCTGATTGAGTCttacaaacatgtatgacttgaTAAATGTCTCTTTCATCTGCGTAAGAAGATGAATCTGACATACTATGACTGCAGAGCCTATGGCTTAAGGAAATGGATTTGCTCCCTCAAGAGGTTACagcaaatttgtgtgtgtgtgtgtgtgtgcatgtgtcctGCTGTGCTCCTGTCACCCAAAAGCTGTTGTCTGGCCACAAGGAGGGAGGTAGCAGGTCACCCATCACGACTTAGTAAAGCAAGCAAGgttaaaacaaaatcacagaacACAACAAATTTACTGAATGCGAAGCTCCACGACACCCCGTTTTGTTTTTCCACAGATGACTCATCTCAACAGGAAGCTCTCCCACGGTGCTGATGCCAACCCCCTCTAACAGGGTCCCAACAGACTTCTGATTGTGACATCTGTCACCTCATTTTAGGCGAGAGCGTAGTTTGGTGCTCAAATGTAGCACGAGATGTTTCATTTTACATAGTCAGAACTTGACAAACGCTACAGGcgatacacacacagatattaaGGTCTACACGAAGTGGCATTCACAACCCAAAACTTGTAATGTACTGAATTTCAGCGTGAAACAGAATATCAATGAGGGAAAAAATGGCATGAAAGAATGGTTCTTACAGGGTAACTGCATGGAATttacacttgtagtgtacttcagttctttaacatatatttaaaatattataaaatgtactttgcttcatgattatgttttttttttaacaaacttaaCATTAAAAAGTGCACTCTGTAGCAATGTCACACTGAAAGTTTTAAATcataactttttataatctttagtcgtgctttaaagaagtacgcTTATTTTGATGCGTtgacaaacataaaacatagcACATggaaagtacttgattataattgtaGCTATAATGCTCAGGTACAGCTATTAGCATGTTAACTTAGTCAGAAAGGCACAGTATTGGCCTGAAAGAGAAAGATGGGGGGGTAGGGGACCTGTAGAAGCAGACCATTTGTACGAATGTCTGCAATAGTGCCCCTTGTGGCAATGCTGACAATAGCATTCACATAGTGACATATTTGTGAATTGTTTTTGTCAACCTAAGGCCAGGAATGTTTATTAGGAGGCTAAATAAGGTCAAATATGATTAATTGTCTGCTAAATATACACTACTTAAGCTTTCTATTACCATACAAATGTTCAGATAATAGTAAAACATAGCTAGGATTAATGATTCTAGCAGCAATGACTTTATTGCTCTAACATAAAACTCTAACCTCACACTACTTGTCCTTGAGAgcattttcttttccaaaaatgTGTCTGGCTCTTCCCATCTTTTGAGTAATTCTTGGTTCTCTATTTTGTCTTTAGGGAGGGCACACTCATGGCTTGTGTGTAATTTTGGTGTGGCCTACTTTTCATTGCTCGCCTGTCTGCCTTCCTACCCATAGGCATTGTGTTCACCAGTAGCACTTGGGCTACCATTAAGACCTTATGCATGCATTATTCAAAACCAGAGGATGGtttatttatgtacattatgCTTCTTTTTTTGAGCATGGGTTGTTTTTACAGTCTTAAGTCTGCATTTAGTCAGAGTGCCTTTGAAAATGGGCAgtggaacaaataaaaaaacatttttatgtttgttagttTAATAGGGtctaaaaaatacattgcattataataatatatcttaTGAGTTTTTAAGCATTCTAAAGGCACATTCACACTAGGGAcaataattataactataaagTTGTGGTAATCATTCTAATTCACTGACAATAGTGAAATCCACACcctaac comes from the Cyprinus carpio isolate SPL01 chromosome B21, ASM1834038v1, whole genome shotgun sequence genome and includes:
- the LOC109098313 gene encoding neuronal vesicle trafficking-associated protein 2-like is translated as MVKLGSNLQEKGAKAVSVEDGFQNVPLITPLDVTNLQYQAPDKVVVKTRTEYQTEQKNKAKLKVPKVEEFTISVTDGVSERLKVTILIILALAFLACIVFLVVYKAFTYDHTCPDGFVYKHKRCIPASLEAYYTAQDANSRGRFYTVISHYSMAKQTTSRSVSPWLPAGSAQHDVKPPNTDSQ